A single window of Osmia bicornis bicornis chromosome 14, iOsmBic2.1, whole genome shotgun sequence DNA harbors:
- the LOC114872724 gene encoding CTD nuclear envelope phosphatase 1 homolog isoform X4 — protein MLKQLQMGMRAFLLMASRVWTCVCFLLKKQVRAISQMQPVKYEIFPLSPLSRHRLSIVKRKVLVLDLDETLIHSHHDGVARPTVRPGTPPDFILKVTIDRHPVRFFVHKRPHVDFFLDIVSQWYELVVFTASMEIYGAAVADKLDNNRGILRRRYYRQHCTPEMGSYTKDLSAICSDLASVFILDNSPGAYRAYPHVRMLPEL, from the exons ATGCTGAAACAATTGCAGATGGGGATGAGAGCTTTCCTCTTGATGGCCTCCCGTGTGTGGACATGCGTCTGCTTTCTCCTCAAGAAGCAGGTTAGAGCC atATCACAAATGCAACCTGTTAAATATGAGATCTTCCCATTATCTCCACTATCAAGGCATAGGCTTA GTATAGTTAAGAGGAAAGTATTAGTATTGGATTTAGATGAAACATTAATTCATTCTCATCACGATGGAGTAGCAAGGCCCACAGTTAGGCCTGGTACACCTCCAGATTTTATTCTTAAAGTGACAATAGACAGACATCCAGTTAGATTTTTTGTTCACAAAAGACCACATGTAGACTTTTTTTTAGACATTGTTAGTCAATG gTATGAGCTAGTGGTCTTCACTGCTTCCATGGAAATCTATGGAGCAGCTGTTGCAGATAAGTTAGATAACAACAGGGGTATTTTAAGGCGCAGATATTATAGACAACATTGTACACCAGAAATGGGTTCCTATACTAAAGATCTGTCTGCTATTTGTTCAGATCTAGCATCAGTCTTTATACTTGATAATAGCCCAGGAGCCTACAGAGCTTATCCAC ACGTTAGGATGCTGCCTGAATTATGA
- the LOC114872724 gene encoding CTD nuclear envelope phosphatase 1 homolog isoform X1 — protein MLKQLQMGMRAFLLMASRVWTCVCFLLKKQVRAISQMQPVKYEIFPLSPLSRHRLSIVKRKVLVLDLDETLIHSHHDGVARPTVRPGTPPDFILKVTIDRHPVRFFVHKRPHVDFFLDIVSQWYELVVFTASMEIYGAAVADKLDNNRGILRRRYYRQHCTPEMGSYTKDLSAICSDLASVFILDNSPGAYRAYPHNAIPIKSWFSDAGDTALLSLLPVLDALRFTQDVRSVLSRNLHLDHTW, from the exons ATGCTGAAACAATTGCAGATGGGGATGAGAGCTTTCCTCTTGATGGCCTCCCGTGTGTGGACATGCGTCTGCTTTCTCCTCAAGAAGCAGGTTAGAGCC atATCACAAATGCAACCTGTTAAATATGAGATCTTCCCATTATCTCCACTATCAAGGCATAGGCTTA GTATAGTTAAGAGGAAAGTATTAGTATTGGATTTAGATGAAACATTAATTCATTCTCATCACGATGGAGTAGCAAGGCCCACAGTTAGGCCTGGTACACCTCCAGATTTTATTCTTAAAGTGACAATAGACAGACATCCAGTTAGATTTTTTGTTCACAAAAGACCACATGTAGACTTTTTTTTAGACATTGTTAGTCAATG gTATGAGCTAGTGGTCTTCACTGCTTCCATGGAAATCTATGGAGCAGCTGTTGCAGATAAGTTAGATAACAACAGGGGTATTTTAAGGCGCAGATATTATAGACAACATTGTACACCAGAAATGGGTTCCTATACTAAAGATCTGTCTGCTATTTGTTCAGATCTAGCATCAGTCTTTATACTTGATAATAGCCCAGGAGCCTACAGAGCTTATCCAC ATAATGCAATACCAATAAAGTCATGGTTTAGCGACGCGGGAGATACTGCTCTATTAAGTTTACTTCCAGTTTTGGATGCACTACGTTTCACGCAAGACGTGCGGTCCGTTCTTTCaagaaatttacatttagATCATACATGGTAG
- the LOC114872724 gene encoding CTD nuclear envelope phosphatase 1 homolog isoform X2 has protein sequence MLKQLQMGMRAFLLMASRVWTCVCFLLKKQISQMQPVKYEIFPLSPLSRHRLSIVKRKVLVLDLDETLIHSHHDGVARPTVRPGTPPDFILKVTIDRHPVRFFVHKRPHVDFFLDIVSQWYELVVFTASMEIYGAAVADKLDNNRGILRRRYYRQHCTPEMGSYTKDLSAICSDLASVFILDNSPGAYRAYPHNAIPIKSWFSDAGDTALLSLLPVLDALRFTQDVRSVLSRNLHLDHTW, from the exons ATGCTGAAACAATTGCAGATGGGGATGAGAGCTTTCCTCTTGATGGCCTCCCGTGTGTGGACATGCGTCTGCTTTCTCCTCAAGAAGCAG atATCACAAATGCAACCTGTTAAATATGAGATCTTCCCATTATCTCCACTATCAAGGCATAGGCTTA GTATAGTTAAGAGGAAAGTATTAGTATTGGATTTAGATGAAACATTAATTCATTCTCATCACGATGGAGTAGCAAGGCCCACAGTTAGGCCTGGTACACCTCCAGATTTTATTCTTAAAGTGACAATAGACAGACATCCAGTTAGATTTTTTGTTCACAAAAGACCACATGTAGACTTTTTTTTAGACATTGTTAGTCAATG gTATGAGCTAGTGGTCTTCACTGCTTCCATGGAAATCTATGGAGCAGCTGTTGCAGATAAGTTAGATAACAACAGGGGTATTTTAAGGCGCAGATATTATAGACAACATTGTACACCAGAAATGGGTTCCTATACTAAAGATCTGTCTGCTATTTGTTCAGATCTAGCATCAGTCTTTATACTTGATAATAGCCCAGGAGCCTACAGAGCTTATCCAC ATAATGCAATACCAATAAAGTCATGGTTTAGCGACGCGGGAGATACTGCTCTATTAAGTTTACTTCCAGTTTTGGATGCACTACGTTTCACGCAAGACGTGCGGTCCGTTCTTTCaagaaatttacatttagATCATACATGGTAG
- the LOC114872724 gene encoding CTD nuclear envelope phosphatase 1 isoform X3 produces MRSSHYLHYQGIGLYIAGIVKRKVLVLDLDETLIHSHHDGVARPTVRPGTPPDFILKVTIDRHPVRFFVHKRPHVDFFLDIVSQWYELVVFTASMEIYGAAVADKLDNNRGILRRRYYRQHCTPEMGSYTKDLSAICSDLASVFILDNSPGAYRAYPHNAIPIKSWFSDAGDTALLSLLPVLDALRFTQDVRSVLSRNLHLDHTW; encoded by the exons ATGAGATCTTCCCATTATCTCCACTATCAAGGCATAGGCTTA TATATTGCAGGTATAGTTAAGAGGAAAGTATTAGTATTGGATTTAGATGAAACATTAATTCATTCTCATCACGATGGAGTAGCAAGGCCCACAGTTAGGCCTGGTACACCTCCAGATTTTATTCTTAAAGTGACAATAGACAGACATCCAGTTAGATTTTTTGTTCACAAAAGACCACATGTAGACTTTTTTTTAGACATTGTTAGTCAATG gTATGAGCTAGTGGTCTTCACTGCTTCCATGGAAATCTATGGAGCAGCTGTTGCAGATAAGTTAGATAACAACAGGGGTATTTTAAGGCGCAGATATTATAGACAACATTGTACACCAGAAATGGGTTCCTATACTAAAGATCTGTCTGCTATTTGTTCAGATCTAGCATCAGTCTTTATACTTGATAATAGCCCAGGAGCCTACAGAGCTTATCCAC ATAATGCAATACCAATAAAGTCATGGTTTAGCGACGCGGGAGATACTGCTCTATTAAGTTTACTTCCAGTTTTGGATGCACTACGTTTCACGCAAGACGTGCGGTCCGTTCTTTCaagaaatttacatttagATCATACATGGTAG
- the LOC114872723 gene encoding peroxisomal membrane protein PEX14 translates to MADQDANNNNLPLRENLVKTAVEFLKNPKVSGSPISPKREFLKKKGLTEDEINKAFKLASVDATVDQDVVHNSSDYTVVPIPPRQVYPYLQTYPYQLTPFQKIKEFFNTAALIGATVYCVYWFYKKFIKPLLFGRKKKDSIQDSVNELDKTIQNSMKDVKQSISKVEDDVQKLTQSHSIDPIIPQLVQELKQDLASLKSLLLSRKQFPSAPASVPSISIPSWQLDAAGTNQDKPSEREDDAGSGSSTNNSDSSLEMIREDPKV, encoded by the exons ATGGCTGATCAGGATGCGAATAATAATAACCTTCCATTAAGGGAAAATTTA GTAAAAACTGCTGTGGAGTTTTTAAAAAATCCTAAAGTATCGGGTAGTCCTATAAGTCCTAAAAGGGAATTTCTTAAAAAGAAGGGTTTAACAGAGGATGAAATTAACAAAGCCTTTAAATTAGCCTCTGTTGATGCCACGGTTGATCAAGATGTTGTTCATAATTCAAGTGATTATACTGTTGTTCCAATTCCACCGCGTCAAGTCTATCCATATTTACAAACATATCCATATCAATTAACTCCtttccaaaaaattaaagaattctTTAACACTGCTGCTTTAATTGGAGCTACTGTATATTGTGTTTATTGGTTTTATAAG aaatttattaaaccaCTTTTATTtgggagaaaaaagaaagatagtaTACAAGATTCAGTCAATGAATTAGATAAGACAATTCAAAATTCTATGAAAGATGTAAAACAGTCTATTTCAAAAGTTGAGGATGATGTGCAAAAGTTGACACAGAGTCATTCAATTGACCCAATAATACCACAGTTGGTACAAGAACTGAAACAAGATTTAGCTAGTCTCAAATCCTTACTTTTATCAAG aAAACAATTTCCAAGTGCACCGGCATCTGTACCGTCTATATCTATTCCATCATGGCAATTAGATGCTGCAGGTACAAATCAAGATAAACCAAGTGAACGAGAAGATGATGCTGGAAGTGGAAGTAGTACTAATAACTCAGATAGTTCTCTGGAAATGATTCGCGAGGATCCTAAggtgtaa
- the LOC114872750 gene encoding AP-2 complex subunit mu, translating to MIGGLFVYNHKGEVLISRVYRDDIGRNAVDAFRVNVIHARQQVRSPVTNIARTSFFHIKRANIWLAAVTKQNVNAAMVFEFLLKIIDVMQSYFGKISEENIKNNFVLIYELLDEILDFGYPQNCDTGVLKTFITQQGVKSATKEEQAQITSQVTGQIGWRREGIKYRRNELFLDVLEYVNLLMSPQGQVLSAHVAGKVVMKSYLSGMPECKFGINDKIVMEAKGMKGGSGLGGGGDDPTGARSGKPVVVIDDCQFHQCVKLSKFETEHAISFIPPDGEFELMRYRTTKDISLPFRVIPLVREVGRTKMEVKAVLKSNFKPSLLGQKIEVRVPTPLNTAGVQLICLKGKAKYKASENAIVWKIKRMAGMKETQLSAEIDLLETDTKKKWTRPPISMNFEVPFAPSGFKVRYLKVFESKLNYSDHDVIKWVRYIGRSGLYETRC from the exons ATGATAGGGGGTTTATTCGTGTACAACCATAAGGGAGAAGTACTCATCTCCAGAGTGTACAGAGATGACATTGGACGAAATGCAGTTGATGCATTTCGTGTCAATGTTATCCATGCCAGGCAACAAGTACGCTCACCAGTTACCAATATTGCTAGAACATCATTCTTTCACATAAAACGTGCTAATATTTGGTTGGCTGCTGTTACCAAGCAAAATGTTAATGCAGCAATGGTGTTTGAattcttattaaaaattattgatgtTATGCAGTCATATTTTGGGAAGATATCAGAAGAAAATATCAAGAATAACTTTGTGTTGATTTATGAATTGTTGGATG AAATTTTGGATTTTGGATATCCACAGAACTGTGACACTGGAGTATTAAAAACATTCATTACTCAACAAGGAGTAAAGTCAGCAACAAAAGAAGAACAGGCACAAATAACTTCACAAGTAACTGGCCAGATTGGCTGGAGAAGAGAAGGTATCAAGTATAGACGCAATGAATTATTCCTGGATGTTCTTGAATATGTGAATCTATTGATGAGCCCTCAGGGTCAAGTGCTTAGTGCACATGTTGCTGGCAAG GTTGTAATGAAATCTTATTTGTCTGGAATGCCAGAATGCAAGTTTGGGATCAATGATAAAATTGTAATGGAAGCCAAAGGTATGAAAGGTGGAAGTGGActaggaggaggaggagatgACCCTACTGGTGCTAGATCTGGAAAACCTGTTGTTGTAATTGATGACTGCCAATTCCATCAGTGTGTGAAACTTAGTAAATTCGAAACAGAACATGCTATTAGTTTTATACCACCTGATGGAGAATTTGAACTCATGAG ATATCGAACAACTAAGGATATATCATTGCCATTCCGTGTTATTCCACTAGTACGTGAAGTGGGACGTACAAAGATGGAAGTGAAAGCAGTACTAAAATCGAATTTTAAGCCTTCTTTGTTAGGGCAGAAGATAGAGGTACGAGTACCTACACCTCTAAATACTGCAGGCGTACAATTGATTTGCTTGAAAGGAAAAGCGAAATACAAAGCATCTGAAAATGCAATTGtatggaaaattaaacgaatgGCTGGAATGAAAGAAACTCAACTATCTGCGGAAATCGATTTGCTTGAAACCGacacgaagaagaaatggACACGACCCCCAATATCAATGAATTTCGAAGTTCCATTCGCACCATCCGGATTTAAAGTGCGCTATTTGAAGGTGTTTGAGTCCAAGTTAAACTATTCTGATCATGATGTTATAAAATGGGTGAGATATATTGGCAGAAGTGGTTTATATGAGACACGATGTTAA